Genomic segment of Candidatus Omnitrophota bacterium:
GTCCAGGCCCATTCATATTTTCTTTATCCCAAGGGGTGGCAATTGCCCAAGGACGCCGAGGCGAGGCTTAAGGCGATCGAGGAGCATACCGAGCTCGGCTCCGGCTTCAAGATAGCGATGGAGGACCTTGAACTGCGCGGCGCCGGAAACCTTTTGGGCACGGAACAGCACGGCTTTATACAGGCGATAGGTTTTGACCTTTATTGCAGGCTGCTGAGAAGCACGATAGCCGGTCTCCGAAAGGGCTTGCCTATCCGGAGCCGGTTATGATATATTATTCTAAATACTTACCAGAGAGAAGATAATGACGGAAAGGCCTATGAAAAAAATCCATATTGCAGCGCTGCTCTTAGCCGCGGTTTTTGTGTTCCCCGGCTGCGGTAACGCGAAATCGAAGCCCCTCGCGACCGTTGACGGCAAGGCCATTACGGTCGGGGATTTCGAAAAGAGGCTCTCCAAGATGCCCGCTTACTATAAGACGCTCGCGGTCGAGCGGAAGAAGGATTTCCTCGATGATATGATAAATGAGCAGCTTATCTATAAGGAAGCGCTCAAACGGGGCATCAACAGGGAGCGCGAGGTAAAGGAGCTTTTGGACGAGGCGAAGCGTAAGATACTTATAGCTAAACTGATGGAAACGGAAGTCAAGAAGTCCGCGGTCTCCGAAGACAAGATAAAGGAGTTCTACGAGTTGCACAAGGACGATTTTGTCACGCCGCTTAAGCTGCGGGCGAGCCATATAATGGTCGATACCGAGGCCGAGGCCAACGAGGTCCTCCAGAAGCTGAAAGGCGGCGGCGATTTCGCGCAGTTGGCTAAGCAATATTCGAAGGACCCCTCGAAAGGGAGGGGCGGCGACCTGGGTTATTTCATAAAAGGGCAGCTGATGCCCGAGATAGAAGAAGTCTGCTTTAAGCTTGAGGTCGGCCAGACGAGCGATATAATCAAGACGAAATTCGGCTACCACATAATAAAACTGACCGACAGGATCGAGCCGAGGACGGTGGAACTCTCCGAGGTCAGGGACGCCATAGAAAAAGAGTTGAAGGATAGGGCCCAACAGCGGACGCTCGACGATCTTGTCAAGAACCTGAGGTCGAAAGCGCACGTCAAGATAAACGAAAAGCTGTTGGAAGCGGGGCCGGATAAATGAGGACAAGGATAAACATGTTATTGTTGGTCCTTGCATTGGGGCTTCATCCCCTGGCCCTGTGCCAGACGACCGGCGCCGTTAACAAGATACTTGCGGTCGTGAACGACGAAGTCGTAACCGAGACAGACCTTGATGCGGCCCTCGGTTCGAGCATCGAGGAGTTAAAGAAGGAATTTTCGGGAGACGAGCTTAAGGCGAAGACGGAAGAGGCGCGCAAGGAACTCCTGAAGCAGATGATAGAGGATAGGCTGATACTCCAGGAAGCGAAGAAATACAATATCGCCGTTGATGATTTTGAGGTTGAGCAAAGGCTGAAAGACGTGAAATCGCGTTTCCCCTCGGAAGACGCCTTTTATTCCGAGGTCGAGAGGTCCGGTGTCTCGACCGACATCCTGAAAAAGCGCTATAAGGAAAATATAATGATGTCCAAGCTCGTAGAGAGCCAGGTAAGGGGCAAAGTAGTCGTTACGCCTATCGAGATAGAGAGTTATTACAAAATACATTCGGCAGAACTGAAGGCGCCGGAATCGGTCCATCTCTTCGGTATCGTCATCCGTTTCGATGCGGGGATCACCGAGGACGACATCAAGCAGAAAGCGGAAGACGTGGTAAAACTCGCCAGGGAAGGCCGCGACTTCAGCGAACTGGCCAAGGTTTACTCGCAGGGCGCAAAGGCGCAGGAGGGCGGGGACTTCGGGATCGTCGAGAAAGGGCAGATGCGCGAGGATTTCGAGAAGGTCATATTCGTTTTAAAACCGGGCGAGACCAGCGACCCGGTAAAGACCGATGCGGGATATTTTATCTTCAAGGTATACGAGAAAAAAGAGAGTTATGTGCGGCCGC
This window contains:
- a CDS encoding peptidylprolyl isomerase, producing MKKIHIAALLLAAVFVFPGCGNAKSKPLATVDGKAITVGDFEKRLSKMPAYYKTLAVERKKDFLDDMINEQLIYKEALKRGINREREVKELLDEAKRKILIAKLMETEVKKSAVSEDKIKEFYELHKDDFVTPLKLRASHIMVDTEAEANEVLQKLKGGGDFAQLAKQYSKDPSKGRGGDLGYFIKGQLMPEIEEVCFKLEVGQTSDIIKTKFGYHIIKLTDRIEPRTVELSEVRDAIEKELKDRAQQRTLDDLVKNLRSKAHVKINEKLLEAGPDK
- a CDS encoding peptidylprolyl isomerase, with the translated sequence MRTRINMLLLVLALGLHPLALCQTTGAVNKILAVVNDEVVTETDLDAALGSSIEELKKEFSGDELKAKTEEARKELLKQMIEDRLILQEAKKYNIAVDDFEVEQRLKDVKSRFPSEDAFYSEVERSGVSTDILKKRYKENIMMSKLVESQVRGKVVVTPIEIESYYKIHSAELKAPESVHLFGIVIRFDAGITEDDIKQKAEDVVKLAREGRDFSELAKVYSQGAKAQEGGDFGIVEKGQMREDFEKVIFVLKPGETSDPVKTDAGYFIFKVYEKKESYVRPLQEARSDIEDIIYRDKAQKRYKDWIEKLKRDAFIQVK